In Xenopus laevis strain J_2021 chromosome 2S, Xenopus_laevis_v10.1, whole genome shotgun sequence, a genomic segment contains:
- the slc5a3.S gene encoding sodium/myo-inositol cotransporter, with the protein MRASLEAADIAIVALYFVLVLCLGFFAMWKSNRSTVSGYFLAGRSMTWAAVGASLFVSNIGSEHFIGLSGSGAASGFAVGAWELNALLLLQLLGWVFIPVYIRSGVYTMPEYLSRRYGGHRIQVYFAVLSLILYIFTKLSVDLYSGALFIQESLGWNLYLSVILLIGMTALLTVTGGLVAVIYTDTLQALLMIIGALTLTIICFVEIGGFEEVKRRYMLATPNVTSILQTYNLTNTNSCHVSPKPDALKMLREPTDEDIPWPGFILGQTPASVWYWCADQVIVQRVLAAKNISHAKGSTLMAGFLKILPMFIIVIPGMISRILFVDDIACINPEHCMAVCGSRAGCSNIAYPRLVMKVLPVGLRGLMMAVMIAALMSDLDSIFNSASTIFTLDIYKFMRKSATSRELMQVGRVFVAFMVVISIAWVPIIIEMQGGQMYLYIQEVADYLTPPVAALFLLGIFWKRCNEQGAFYGGVVGFVLGFARLILAFVYRTPECNQPDTRPSFIKHIHYMYIATALFWITVIIAIIVSLLTPAPKKELIRTTTFWALKDKTVKTEKNYEEESYKEQDKNIQCTENNIKQALPNGKSDEHIKNDQTEDITLLMTYKEDSNPLSSLSVSEAETPVDCYSNGQAALMGQVPTEGAAEYQSKCSKFFDWFCGYKSETANNRAIKAEVEDEAACLKMLEENPVVTRVLNTGLVCVCSVGVFMFLYFSL; encoded by the coding sequence ATGAGAGCTTCATTGGAAGCGGCGGATATTGCCATAGTGGCATTGTACTTTGTTCTCGTGTTATGTTTAGGATTTTTTGCCATGTGGAAATCAAACCGAAGTACTGTGAGTGGATACTTCCTGGCAGGTCGGTCTATGACCTGGGCAGCTGTTGGCGCCTCACTTTTTGTCAGCAATATTGGTAGTGAACACTTTATTGGACTCTCCGGATCTGGAGCCGCAAGTGGATTTGCAGTGGGCGCTTGGGAATTAAATGCCTTGTTACTTCTGCAGCTCCTTGGATGGGTCTTCATTCCAGTCTATATACGTTCAGGAGTATATACTATGCCTGAGTATTTATCAAGACGATACGGAGGACATAGAATCCAAGTGTATTTTGCAGTGTTATCCTTAATTCTGTACATCTTTACCAAACTCTCTGTTGACCTGTATTCAGGGGCATTGTTTATACAGGAATCTCTGGGATGGAATCTATACTTATCTGTGATCCTGCTCATCGGAATGACTGCTCTCCTCACTGTCACTGGTGGATTGGTGGCTGTCATCTACACAGATACTCTCCAGGCTTTGCTTATGATTATTGGAGCTCTTACACTTACCATAATATGCTTTGTAGAAATCGGAGGGTTTGAGGAAGTAAAAAGGAGATATATGTTGGCAACTCCCAATGTCACCTCAATTTTACAGACCTATAATCTTACCAACACAAACTCATGCCACGTCTCTCCAAAGCCAGATGCCCTAAAGATGCTACGTGAGCCTACTGACGAAGACATTCCATGGCCTGGATTTATTTTAGGTCAAACTCCAGCTTCAGTGTGGTATTGGTGTGCCGACCAAGTTATTGTGCAGAGGGTTTTGGCTGCAAAAAACATATCTCATGCAAAAGGATCAACTCTCATGGCAGGATTTCTGAAAATTTTACCCATGTTCATAATCGTCATTCCTGGAATGATCTCCAGAATATTGTTTGTTGATGATATTGCTTGCATTAATCCAGAGCACTGTATGGCAGTGTGTGGAAGCAGAGCTGGATGCTCCAATATTGCTTATCCCCGTTTGGTAATGAAAGTTCTACCGGTAGGCTTAAGAGGGCTTATGATGGCTGTTATGATTGCAGCGCTCATGAGTGACTTGGACTCCATCTTTAATAGTGCAAGCACTATCTTTACTCTGGACATATACAAATTCATGCGTAAGAGTGCAACATCACGTGAGCTTATGCAGGTGGGAAGAGTCTTTGTAGCCTTCATGGTGGTCATCAGTATTGCCTGGGTGCCAATAATTATTGAAATGCAGGGAGGTCAGATGTACCTCTACATCCAAGAGGTAGCAGACTATCTAACTCCTCCAGTGGCAGCTTTGTTCCTTCTGGGCATATTTTGGAAACGCTGCAATGAACAAGGTGCATTTTACGGTGGAGTGGTTGGCTTTGTACTTGGATTTGCCCGTCTGATTCTTGCCTTTGTCTATCGTACACCAGAATGCAACCAGCCTGATACAAGACCCAGCTTTATCAAACACATCCACTATATGTACATAGCCACTGCTCTGTTCTGGATCACTGTTATTATAGCTATTATAGTCAGCCTTTTAACACCAGCTCCAAAGAAGGAGCTGATTCGAACCACCACCTTCTGGGCACTTAAAGACAAAACTGTGAAAACAGAAAAGAACTACGAGGAGGAATCTTATAAAGAACAGGATAAAAATATTCAGTGCACTGAAAATAACATTAAGCAAGCTCTTCCAAATGGGAAGTCTGATGAACACATCAAAAATGATCAAACAGAGGACATTACTCTGCTTATGACTTACAAAGAGGATAGCAATCCACTGAGCTCCTTAAGTGTCTCTGAAGCAGAGACCCCAGTGGATTGCTATTCCAACGGGCAGGCAGCTCTGATGGGCCAAGTACCTACAGAAGGGGCTGCCGAGTACCAGAGCAAATGCTCCAAATTTTTTGACTGGTTCTGTGGGTATAAAAGTGAGACTGCCAACAATCGGGCCATAAAGGCGGAGGTAGAGGACGAAGCAGCTTGTTTGAAAATGCTGGAAGAGAATCCGGTTGTTACACGGGTTCTCAACACTGGACTGGTTTGTGTGTGCTCGGTGGGAGTATTTATGTTCCTATACTTCTCCCTGTAA